In Erigeron canadensis isolate Cc75 chromosome 6, C_canadensis_v1, whole genome shotgun sequence, the following are encoded in one genomic region:
- the LOC122605623 gene encoding protein PLASTID TRANSCRIPTIONALLY ACTIVE 7 isoform X2: MAMAMAMAMAMTGCCSSSPSLSRQQKKLELNNNRPYHHHQSRRCIIESKVVEFTSPILSKKDEMIRYAQERTPFVEEQVRDIWETGKLVGYDIERLKLWEDNVFVFVNNLAEEANELVEQNKDEYGGKKKAILHAISNRMNEMGFYRPEAYMRSDPFKHITKMDIVDDEE; encoded by the exons ATGGCAATGGCAATGGCAATGGCAATGGCAATGACTGGTTGTTGTTCATCGTCTCCATCTCTATCT CGGCAGCAGAAGAAACTAGAGCTGAACAACAACAGaccttatcatcatcatcaatcacgGCGTTGTATTATTGAATCCAAGGTGGTGGAGTTTACATCTCCAATTTTG tCAAAAAAAGATGAGATGATTCGGTACGCACAGGAAAGAACCCCATTTGTGGAAGAGCAGGTGAGAGACATATGGGAGACCGGGAAACTGGTGGGGTACGATATAGAGCGGCTGAAGCTGTGGGAGgataatgtttttgtttttgtcaacAATTTGGCTGAAGAGGCCAATGAGTTGGTAGAACAAAACAAAGACGAATATGGGGGAAAGAAGAAAGCAATACTTCACGCTATAAGCAACAGGATGAATGAGATGGGATTTTATCGACCAGAGGCTTATATGCGAAGTGATCCTTTCAAGCATATCACGAAGATGGATATCGTTGATGATGAGGAGTAA
- the LOC122605623 gene encoding protein PLASTID TRANSCRIPTIONALLY ACTIVE 7 isoform X1, whose amino-acid sequence MAMAMAMAMAMTGCCSSSPSLSRQQKKLELNNNRPYHHHQSRRCIIESKATENGGVGQRRRIWRRRKLSKKDEMIRYAQERTPFVEEQVRDIWETGKLVGYDIERLKLWEDNVFVFVNNLAEEANELVEQNKDEYGGKKKAILHAISNRMNEMGFYRPEAYMRSDPFKHITKMDIVDDEE is encoded by the exons ATGGCAATGGCAATGGCAATGGCAATGGCAATGACTGGTTGTTGTTCATCGTCTCCATCTCTATCT CGGCAGCAGAAGAAACTAGAGCTGAACAACAACAGaccttatcatcatcatcaatcacgGCGTTGTATTATTGAATCCAAG gccACAGAAAACGGCGGCGTTGGTCAGCGTAGACGGATATGGAGGAGAAGAAAATTG tCAAAAAAAGATGAGATGATTCGGTACGCACAGGAAAGAACCCCATTTGTGGAAGAGCAGGTGAGAGACATATGGGAGACCGGGAAACTGGTGGGGTACGATATAGAGCGGCTGAAGCTGTGGGAGgataatgtttttgtttttgtcaacAATTTGGCTGAAGAGGCCAATGAGTTGGTAGAACAAAACAAAGACGAATATGGGGGAAAGAAGAAAGCAATACTTCACGCTATAAGCAACAGGATGAATGAGATGGGATTTTATCGACCAGAGGCTTATATGCGAAGTGATCCTTTCAAGCATATCACGAAGATGGATATCGTTGATGATGAGGAGTAA